The Nocardioides salarius genome includes a region encoding these proteins:
- a CDS encoding SRPBCC family protein, with protein MRISGEAVLEAPVEQAWDAVLDPAVLVRTIPGCEQLQVTGENKYDMVVTAGVAAIRGTYTGTCELRDLQPHESLVLKAAGAGAPGTISADVKVTLADTGEGTTLLTYEAVAVVGGMIGGVGQRMLSSVSKRLAGEFFSSINRVLTGAERQEVVTGGAPAAPAVSGDAAAAPAAGVTFSAPPRGGGGGAAGLPGGDFVQGALVGGALVLAGVVAGALAARRRG; from the coding sequence ATGAGAATCTCCGGAGAAGCCGTCCTCGAGGCCCCCGTCGAGCAGGCCTGGGACGCGGTCCTCGACCCGGCCGTGCTGGTGCGCACCATCCCCGGCTGCGAGCAGCTGCAGGTCACCGGCGAGAACAAGTACGACATGGTGGTCACCGCCGGCGTGGCCGCGATCCGTGGCACCTACACCGGCACCTGCGAGCTGCGCGACCTGCAGCCGCACGAGTCGCTGGTCCTCAAGGCCGCGGGTGCCGGGGCCCCCGGCACCATCTCCGCGGACGTGAAGGTGACCCTCGCCGACACCGGTGAGGGCACGACCCTGCTGACCTACGAGGCCGTGGCCGTCGTCGGCGGCATGATCGGCGGGGTGGGCCAGCGGATGCTGTCCTCGGTCAGCAAGCGGCTCGCGGGTGAGTTCTTCTCGTCCATCAACCGGGTGCTCACCGGAGCCGAGCGCCAGGAGGTCGTGACCGGGGGTGCCCCGGCAGCGCCGGCCGTCTCCGGGGACGCCGCCGCCGCGCCCGCGGCGGGAGTCACCTTCAGCGCACCGCCTCGCGGCGGTGGCGGCGGTGCCGCCGGGCTGCCCGGGGGCGACTTCGTCCAGGGCGCGCTGGTCGGTGGCGCCCTCGTGCTCGCCGGCGTGGTGGCCGGCGCCCTGGCCGCGCGTCGTCGGGGCTGA
- a CDS encoding amidase, producing MSGIDHFSTAREMAAALRAREISARELLELHLTRIEEVNPQVNALVSLDPDRARAQAADADERLARGEQVGALHGLPYAVKDTHATGGWRTTYGSPLMADHVPEADELVVERVRAAGAVVVAKSNVPEFAAGSHTFNKVFGTTLNPYDLGRSAGGSSGGSAVALAAGMVALADGSDMGGSLRNPASFNNVVGLRPGLGRVPEWPQRNGWETTSVSGPMARTVEDLALLLSVQAGPTPRVPMALETPGAVFAEPLGRADGSPLAGLRVALSADLGGAFEVDHEVARVLADQVAELEDAGSTVVDAHPDLREAEDTFRTLRAWHFQAKFGDLLAAHPDDFKASLADNIRAGASLSGADVARAYAQRTTLGERMRTFFESHDVLVMPVSQVPPFPADQEYPQAINGRPQETYLDWMRSAYLITVTGCPAISVPAGFTADGLPVGIQIVAPHSGERRLLEIAHAFEQRTRVGERRPGLGKG from the coding sequence GTGAGCGGGATCGACCACTTCAGCACCGCTCGCGAGATGGCCGCGGCCCTGCGTGCTCGCGAGATCTCCGCCCGTGAGCTCCTCGAGCTGCACCTGACCCGGATCGAGGAGGTCAACCCGCAGGTCAACGCGCTGGTCAGCCTCGACCCCGACCGGGCCCGGGCGCAGGCGGCGGACGCCGACGAGCGCCTGGCGCGGGGCGAGCAGGTCGGCGCCCTGCACGGCCTGCCCTACGCGGTCAAGGACACCCACGCCACCGGCGGGTGGCGCACGACGTACGGCTCGCCGCTGATGGCCGACCACGTGCCCGAGGCCGACGAGCTGGTCGTCGAACGGGTCCGAGCCGCCGGTGCCGTGGTCGTCGCGAAGAGCAACGTGCCCGAGTTCGCGGCCGGCTCGCACACCTTCAACAAGGTCTTCGGGACCACGCTGAACCCCTACGACCTCGGCCGCTCCGCGGGCGGGTCGAGCGGGGGCTCCGCCGTCGCGCTCGCCGCCGGCATGGTGGCCCTGGCCGACGGCAGCGACATGGGCGGCTCGCTGCGCAACCCCGCCTCCTTCAACAACGTGGTGGGGCTGCGTCCCGGACTCGGGCGGGTGCCCGAGTGGCCCCAGCGCAACGGCTGGGAGACCACCTCGGTGAGCGGCCCGATGGCACGCACGGTGGAGGACCTGGCGCTGCTCCTCTCGGTGCAGGCCGGTCCCACCCCCCGGGTGCCGATGGCGCTGGAGACCCCGGGTGCGGTCTTCGCCGAGCCGCTCGGGCGAGCCGACGGCTCGCCGCTGGCGGGGCTGCGGGTGGCGCTCTCCGCCGACCTGGGGGGAGCCTTCGAGGTCGACCACGAGGTCGCCCGCGTGCTCGCGGACCAGGTCGCCGAGCTGGAGGACGCCGGCAGCACGGTCGTCGACGCCCATCCCGACCTGCGCGAGGCGGAGGACACCTTCCGCACCCTGCGGGCCTGGCACTTCCAGGCGAAGTTCGGCGACCTGCTGGCGGCGCACCCCGACGACTTCAAGGCGTCCCTGGCCGACAACATCCGTGCCGGTGCCTCGCTGAGCGGGGCCGACGTGGCCCGGGCCTACGCGCAGCGCACCACGCTCGGTGAGCGGATGCGCACCTTCTTCGAGTCCCACGACGTGCTGGTGATGCCGGTCAGCCAGGTCCCGCCGTTCCCGGCGGACCAGGAGTACCCGCAGGCGATCAACGGTCGGCCCCAGGAGACCTACCTGGACTGGATGCGGTCGGCCTACCTGATCACCGTGACCGGCTGCCCGGCCATCTCGGTGCCGGCCGGGTTCACCGCCGACGGTCTGCCCGTGGGGATCCAGATCGTCGCTCCCCACTCGGGTGAGCGTCGGCTGCTGGAGATCGCCCATGCCTTCGAGCAGCGCACCCGCGTGGGCGAGCGTCGCCCCGGGCTCGGCAAGGGTTGA
- a CDS encoding hydantoinase/oxoprolinase family protein produces MTQDRRIRIGIDTGGTFTDVVAFDEESGDLVSTKTPSTPGNPADGFLAGVEKVLGLLGLPTDHGDAIAAVSHGTTVATNQLLEGKVDELGFITTEGYEAMLEIARQSVPDGYGNSYFWVKPDRIVPRHLVKGVGGRLDHTGAEVRPFDEEGARAAARWFRDRGVNTLGVCLLHAYADSSHEERMRQILREEHPDAVVSVSSEVLREYREYERAMTTLVDAAVKPKLSRYVTNIKTRLDAFASSDAVGGDTGSGAPRAVPFYVMKSNGGVLSAEEVVHQPITTVLSGPAAGALGAALIAQVAGFDKVLTCDGGGTSTDVSVVIDGQPTLTTEGSVGAFPSKIPMIDVVTVGAGGGSVAWLSPEGTLKVGPHSAGADPGPLCYAKGGADVTITDAHVTLGRIPPHLLGGEIPLDVDAARTGVVELAGKLGITPEECADGILEISAWNQANALRQITVKRGLDVRDFTLTTFGGSGSLLLCRLMDVLGLRTVLVPPNPGNVSAFGLLTVDVKNDYVQTHVALHDDLPAATVAGILDELTTKAARALDGEGFAADQHRFARTADVRYFGQAYEVRVPVPDGPVEQGTLDEVARRFHAEHRGLYGYDFSADDSQQVEWVNIRVSGIGPIQRPDIASETVAADPGTPEPVSRRPVCFEPATGYVDTPVYWRADLAPGQQVAGPAVVEEFGSTVPLHPGFVARIDTHRNVIVTREDVTA; encoded by the coding sequence GTGACGCAGGACCGGCGCATCAGGATCGGCATCGACACCGGTGGCACCTTCACCGACGTCGTGGCCTTCGACGAGGAGAGCGGCGATCTCGTCTCCACCAAGACGCCGTCGACGCCGGGCAACCCGGCCGACGGCTTCCTGGCCGGCGTGGAGAAGGTGCTGGGCCTCCTCGGTCTGCCCACCGACCACGGCGACGCGATCGCCGCGGTCAGCCACGGCACCACGGTGGCCACCAACCAGCTGCTCGAGGGCAAGGTCGACGAGCTCGGCTTCATCACCACCGAGGGCTACGAGGCCATGCTGGAGATCGCGCGCCAGTCGGTGCCCGACGGCTACGGCAACTCCTACTTCTGGGTGAAGCCCGACCGGATCGTCCCCCGCCACCTGGTCAAGGGTGTCGGCGGCCGGCTGGACCACACCGGCGCGGAGGTGCGGCCCTTCGACGAAGAAGGCGCACGTGCCGCCGCCCGCTGGTTCCGCGACCGGGGCGTGAACACCCTCGGGGTCTGCCTGCTGCACGCCTATGCCGACTCCTCGCACGAGGAGCGGATGCGCCAGATCCTGCGCGAGGAGCACCCCGACGCCGTCGTCAGCGTCTCCTCCGAGGTGCTGCGGGAGTACCGCGAGTACGAGCGGGCGATGACCACGCTCGTCGACGCCGCGGTCAAGCCGAAGCTCTCGCGCTACGTCACCAACATCAAGACCCGGCTGGACGCCTTCGCCTCCTCCGACGCCGTCGGGGGGGACACGGGGAGCGGAGCCCCCCGTGCGGTGCCCTTCTACGTGATGAAGTCCAACGGCGGGGTGCTCTCGGCCGAGGAGGTCGTCCACCAGCCGATCACCACCGTCCTCTCCGGCCCCGCGGCCGGCGCCCTCGGCGCCGCGCTCATCGCTCAGGTAGCCGGCTTCGACAAGGTCCTCACCTGCGACGGCGGCGGCACCTCCACCGACGTCTCCGTGGTCATCGACGGCCAGCCCACCCTGACGACCGAGGGCAGCGTCGGCGCCTTCCCGAGCAAGATCCCCATGATCGACGTCGTCACGGTCGGCGCCGGTGGCGGCTCGGTGGCCTGGCTCTCCCCCGAGGGGACGCTCAAGGTCGGTCCGCACTCGGCCGGGGCCGACCCGGGCCCGCTGTGCTATGCCAAGGGGGGCGCCGACGTCACCATCACCGACGCGCACGTCACCCTGGGCCGGATCCCTCCCCACCTGCTCGGTGGCGAGATCCCGCTCGACGTCGACGCCGCCCGCACCGGCGTCGTGGAGCTGGCCGGCAAGCTCGGGATCACCCCCGAGGAGTGCGCCGACGGCATCCTCGAGATCTCGGCCTGGAACCAGGCCAACGCGCTGCGCCAGATCACCGTCAAGCGCGGCCTCGACGTCCGCGACTTCACCCTCACCACCTTCGGCGGCTCCGGCTCGCTGCTGCTGTGCCGCCTGATGGACGTGCTCGGTCTGCGCACGGTCCTCGTGCCGCCCAACCCCGGCAACGTCTCGGCGTTCGGCCTGCTGACCGTCGACGTGAAGAACGACTACGTGCAGACCCACGTCGCGCTGCACGACGACCTGCCCGCCGCGACCGTCGCCGGCATCCTCGACGAGCTCACCACCAAGGCCGCCCGCGCCCTGGACGGGGAGGGCTTCGCCGCCGACCAGCACCGGTTCGCGCGCACCGCCGACGTGCGCTACTTCGGCCAGGCCTACGAGGTGCGGGTGCCCGTGCCCGACGGCCCCGTCGAGCAGGGCACCCTCGACGAGGTCGCCCGTCGCTTCCACGCCGAGCACCGCGGCCTCTACGGCTACGACTTCTCCGCCGACGACAGCCAGCAGGTCGAGTGGGTGAACATCCGGGTCTCCGGCATCGGGCCGATCCAGCGTCCCGACATCGCATCCGAGACGGTCGCGGCCGACCCCGGCACGCCCGAGCCCGTCAGCCGTCGACCGGTCTGCTTCGAGCCGGCCACCGGGTACGTCGACACCCCGGTCTACTGGCGCGCCGACCTGGCCCCGGGCCAGCAGGTCGCCGGCCCCGCCGTGGTCGAGGAGTTCGGCTCCACCGTGCCGCTGCACCCGGGCTTCGTGGCCCGCATCGACACCCACCGCAACGTGATCGTGACCCGAGAGGACGTGACGGCATGA
- a CDS encoding hydantoinase B/oxoprolinase family protein, producing MTAAPATEPATDSVEPGTEVPSAKAPTQFPFASLTADAGAAADPVLVEIVQGSLASVEMEVETAIGRTSRSPMIRDAHDFRAGIHDRLLRKLTGRSYSALVHPIARDFPLEEMRPGDVFFHNDVYESEGGIGHLPDLCVTVPVFHDSGDGPEVVAFVQAFGHHDDIGGAVPGSMPSHATSVFEEGLMVPPIKLWDQGVPVRSALRIMTRNSRMPESLAADLDAECSACLMGAQRLGELFDRYGRATVEACFDAIIDRTTQTYRREILSKIPVGSWVWEDYAEHDGVDEPQLHTQRITLTRTPAEDPEGERIVIDFAGTSPQAKGPINHCGDYSDGVFLKKWLAPILRNLADTPERMAELDVNEGIIPLIEMRFPPKGTLLTPEFPAPTNARTFVILRLLGVLAGVVAKAVDGRMPADQETIRYTGVYGDDMEGRPYLMREVLGGGSGGRYYADGEDTIHVVPDSRNLPSEFTESRFPFLVEKLGLAMDSGGAGQFRGGLGYEKHIRMLKDGHFMSIADRSILACWGVKGGQAGRPFEVVIDPDGPNERVVEALADDEPVKAGEVIRIRTTGGGGWGDPLVRDPEMVVRDVVWRKVSPEAALADYGVVLTGSLDDDTLDFDAAATEQRRAQVAGDRPEQAFFHRGPGYAQLSGGAEVADVDWL from the coding sequence ATGACCGCCGCCCCCGCCACCGAGCCCGCCACCGACTCCGTCGAGCCCGGCACGGAGGTGCCGTCGGCCAAGGCGCCCACCCAGTTCCCCTTCGCCAGCCTGACCGCCGACGCTGGCGCAGCCGCCGACCCGGTGCTCGTCGAGATCGTGCAGGGCAGCCTGGCCTCGGTGGAGATGGAGGTCGAGACCGCCATCGGGCGCACCTCGCGCTCACCCATGATCCGTGACGCCCACGACTTCCGGGCCGGCATCCACGACCGGCTGCTGCGCAAGCTCACCGGTCGTTCCTACAGCGCGCTGGTGCACCCGATCGCCCGCGACTTCCCTCTGGAGGAGATGCGTCCCGGCGACGTGTTCTTCCACAACGACGTCTACGAGTCCGAGGGCGGCATCGGCCACCTGCCCGACCTGTGCGTCACGGTGCCGGTCTTCCACGACTCGGGGGACGGCCCCGAGGTCGTCGCCTTCGTCCAGGCCTTCGGTCACCACGACGACATCGGCGGCGCGGTGCCCGGGTCGATGCCCAGCCACGCCACCTCGGTCTTCGAGGAGGGCCTGATGGTCCCGCCGATCAAGCTCTGGGACCAGGGCGTCCCGGTGCGCTCGGCCCTGCGGATCATGACCCGCAACTCCCGGATGCCCGAGTCGCTGGCCGCCGACCTCGACGCCGAGTGCTCGGCCTGCCTGATGGGCGCGCAGCGCCTGGGCGAGCTCTTCGACCGCTACGGCCGCGCGACCGTCGAGGCCTGCTTCGACGCGATCATCGACCGCACCACCCAGACGTACCGACGCGAGATCCTCTCCAAGATCCCGGTCGGCAGCTGGGTCTGGGAGGACTACGCCGAGCACGACGGTGTCGACGAGCCGCAGCTGCACACGCAGCGCATCACGCTGACAAGGACCCCGGCGGAGGACCCCGAGGGCGAGCGGATCGTCATCGACTTCGCCGGCACGTCACCGCAGGCCAAGGGGCCGATCAACCACTGCGGTGACTACTCGGACGGCGTCTTCCTCAAGAAGTGGCTCGCCCCGATCCTGCGCAACCTGGCCGACACCCCGGAGCGGATGGCCGAGCTCGACGTCAACGAGGGCATCATCCCCCTGATCGAGATGCGCTTCCCGCCGAAGGGCACGCTGCTCACCCCGGAGTTCCCGGCCCCGACCAACGCCCGCACGTTCGTGATCCTGCGACTGCTCGGCGTGCTGGCCGGTGTGGTGGCGAAGGCGGTCGACGGCCGGATGCCCGCCGACCAGGAGACGATCCGCTACACCGGTGTGTACGGCGACGACATGGAGGGCCGCCCCTACCTGATGCGTGAGGTCCTCGGGGGTGGCTCCGGAGGGCGCTACTACGCGGACGGCGAGGACACGATCCACGTGGTGCCCGACTCGCGGAACCTGCCCAGCGAGTTCACCGAGTCGCGGTTCCCGTTCCTGGTCGAGAAGCTCGGCCTGGCCATGGACTCCGGCGGCGCCGGCCAGTTCCGTGGCGGCCTCGGCTACGAGAAGCACATCCGGATGCTCAAGGACGGCCACTTCATGTCGATCGCCGACCGGTCGATCCTGGCCTGCTGGGGCGTCAAGGGCGGCCAGGCCGGCCGGCCCTTCGAGGTCGTCATCGACCCCGACGGCCCGAACGAGCGGGTCGTCGAGGCGCTCGCCGACGACGAGCCCGTCAAGGCCGGAGAGGTGATCCGGATCCGGACCACCGGCGGCGGCGGCTGGGGCGACCCGCTGGTGCGGGACCCGGAGATGGTCGTGCGGGACGTGGTGTGGCGCAAGGTCTCGCCCGAGGCGGCCCTCGCCGACTACGGCGTCGTGCTGACGGGCTCGCTCGACGACGACACGCTCGACTTCGACGCGGCCGCGACCGAGCAGAGGCGTGCCCAGGTCGCCGGTGACCGCCCGGAGCAGGCCTTCTTCCACCGTGGGCCGGGCTACGCCCAGCTCAGCGGTGGCGCCGAGGTCGCCGACGTCGACTGGCTGTGA